A region of the Vanrija pseudolonga chromosome 2, complete sequence genome:
TCGCAAGAGGACCTCCACTGTCTGATCTTTGCAATGGCCCTACACTCTTTGATGTTGCAAAAACCGTTGCTGACCGTTTTCAGTCGTCCACTCGTCTCCCCGACCTCGATAGTTTTTACTGCGGCCTGTTTGCGGCGGATGCATGGCAATGGTTGTTGGACATTGGTGGTGTCGGAGTGGCGGAGCAGTGCTGTGCGCAGAATGAGAATGAGGACACTGATGATCACTCGAACTGATCGCTGCCGCAGCGTTTTGTTCGAAGAGAGGGACACCGCAGCCGGGTACTCGAGGCTTGTGAAATGTCAGACGTGAACACGAGGACATGAAGAGGGAGTGAAAGTGTTCCCAACGCCGTCACAGCGGAACCACCACGACCATCTGCGACATGGACCTGCCATGACCACCTCTCATGAGCATCCGCCTAGCACCTGCCATGATATCGCACCGCCACGAGCATCGGTCATGAGTACTTCATGCAACTGCCACTTGCTTCATCTGCCATGAAACTACAGCCCCCATGTTATTGGTTCAGAGCTCTATACGAGGTGGCTGACCTTCACCACGCTCTTCAGGCTCGTCTCGTGTCCACACACGAAcaccgccacgccgacgatgaTCGTCTTGAGCGACGTCAAACCCGTTCCATAAATGCGCGCGTTCATGGTAGCCCAGACGACCAAGAACATGCGCCACAGTTTCCTGTGCCCCATCATTGTCGCTGCGACGCAACAGCTCACCAAACAGCAAGACATGAGATGGGGCATCTTCCAATCTCCGGCCAGAGGCCTCGGCTGCCGACGGTGAACGAGGAAAGTCGCGATTGAGATACGACACGGGCGACGAGTAGAACATCTCTTCTTCGGTTTGGCGGTCCGGGCGATTTGCTAGAGGAGGCTCACAGGTCAAGAACCATCCCGGGATAGCAGCTCCAGCGTGACTAGCCCATGGGGTCGAATGACACGGCATGAGAGCCACCACGCCAGTGACTGGTCCAAATTCGCCTCGCCTCAAGGAGCTGACTGCACCGACCTGGGCCGCTCCATGGAAAACATTGAGGTAGAGATAAGGCGCGATCGGAGCCAGAGTGATAAGGTAGAATGCCTTGCGAGGGACGCGGCAGTACTGCCGCAGGGACTGGAGGAAGGACGACGCGCTCATCCCCGTCGGTTGGTACGTTTTATGAAGTGCCGGGAGCGCGAACAAGAGCAGCTGTGGCAGTAGTGGGTGAATGAAACGCCATTCCGAGTGGGGTGACAGTGAGAGAACGCCGAGGGCAAATGTGATACTCCTCGCGAGCGTTGACAACGGCTtgggcgcgtcgaggtcggccagggCGCAAGGCAAAATCGACCGAGGGAGCAAAGCCACAGCGAATCCTTGACCCCACCAGTACCAAATAGGGAAGAGCAGGATGGGAAGCGACTGTGTGACGTGATACGCAAGCCCGGTTGCGCCGTAGGACGCCGCAATGTTCAGGAGAATGTTTTGGTGAAAGAAGGTTGCGACTGGGAAGACGAGTCGGCCCACAAAGAGCCAGTCAACCAGTGTGGATATGGCCAACATGCTCAGGCTAAGGCGAGTCAGCATGATGGCAGATTTTTCGGCTCACTCACCCTCCGGCAAGTGTCATGATCGTCATCAATGTTGCGCTGCGCAACCCGCCCGTCCGCCAAGCCACGATAGTGGACTCGAGGTGCAGATAGCCCCAGAAGACCAGCATCGTGGGTCGTATGCAGATCGATAGCGCAGCTACGAACGCAGC
Encoded here:
- the GPI10 gene encoding GPI mannosyltransferase 3, which translates into the protein MVSKALILAILLRSLALLLPQTFFQPDEFYQAYEPAFFQAFGSGFLTWEWRDLPASGGSGGWWSTTVASGRLRGWLWPGVFYLIYRLLAALGLEGTEWIVLAPRIVGVLVAALTDYSTYLLATKVLGSGSASGALLLSLTSIFNAHLLPRALSTSPETLLTTIALCLYPLPAPESGSIPEDSGNAHSPKTRQVSQIDYGAADRIEGVESCQPPSTNLVAAAFVAALSICIRPTMLVFWGYLHLESTIVAWRTGGLRSATLMTIMTLAGGLSMLAISTLVDWLFVGRLVFPVATFFHQNILLNIAASYGATGLAYHVTQSLPILLFPIWYWWGQGFAVALLPRSILPCALADLDAPKPLSTLARSITFALGVLSLSPHSEWRFIHPLLPQLLLFALPALHKTYQPTGMSASSFLQSLRQYCRVPRKAFYLITLAPIAPYLYLNVFHGAAQVGAVSSLRRGEFGPVTGVVALMPCHSTPWASHAGAAIPGWFLTCEPPLANRPDRQTEEEMFYSSPVSYLNRDFPRSPSAAEASGRRLEDAPSHVLLFGELLRRSDNDGAQETVAHVLGRLGYHERAHLWNGFDVAQDDHRRRGGVRVWTRDEPEERGEGQPPRIEL